In Leucobacter insecticola, one DNA window encodes the following:
- a CDS encoding TIGR00645 family protein, whose amino-acid sequence MSNRSANSIERSADRGPGFASRTLAGFIFASRWLQAPLYLGLIVAQAVYVVLFFVELWHLIDKAILSGHISETDVMLGVLALIDIVMIANLLIMVIIGGYETFVSKIRVEGHHDEPDWLSHVNANLLKVKLAISIISISSIHLLKTFIEVGRMENDIVRTSDGNVLYSYNGVFWEVMIHLAFIVSALALAWIDKMSKQHAPDHAAPLPRATSRPGCGTPQSLRLPPVTS is encoded by the coding sequence GTGAGCAATCGATCCGCTAATTCCATTGAGCGCAGCGCCGACCGCGGACCGGGATTCGCGTCGCGCACCCTCGCAGGATTTATCTTCGCGAGCCGCTGGCTACAGGCGCCCCTCTACCTCGGCCTCATCGTGGCGCAGGCCGTCTATGTGGTGCTGTTCTTTGTGGAGCTGTGGCATCTGATCGACAAGGCGATCCTGTCGGGTCACATCAGCGAGACCGATGTCATGCTGGGTGTGCTCGCGCTCATCGACATCGTGATGATCGCGAACCTGCTGATCATGGTCATCATCGGCGGCTACGAGACCTTCGTCTCTAAGATCCGCGTCGAAGGCCACCACGACGAGCCCGATTGGCTATCGCACGTCAACGCGAACCTGTTGAAGGTGAAGCTCGCGATCTCCATCATCTCGATCTCCTCGATCCACCTCCTGAAGACGTTCATCGAGGTCGGTCGCATGGAGAACGACATTGTGCGCACCAGCGACGGCAATGTTCTCTATTCGTATAACGGCGTGTTCTGGGAGGTCATGATCCACCTCGCCTTCATCGTGTCGGCGCTCGCGCTGGCCTGGATCGACAAGATGAGCAAGCAGCACGCTCCGGATCACGCTGCCCCATTACCGCGGGCAACATCGAGGCCGGGCTGCGGCACTCCGCAGTCACTGAGACTGCCGCCAGTAACTTCGTGA
- the leuC gene encoding 3-isopropylmalate dehydratase large subunit, with protein sequence MSDQNAAGARAPRTLAEKLWEDHVVVKGENGDPDLIYIDLHLIHEVTSPQAFDGLRVADRPLRRVDLMIATEDHNTPTLNITRQIEDPTSRLQIETLRKNVAEFGVRSHPLGDTEQGIVHVVGPQLGLTMPGITVVCGDSHTSTHGAFGALAFGIGTSEVEHVMATQTLPLKPFKTMAINVEGELRPGVTAKDIILAVIAKIGTGGGQGYVLEYRGSAIRALSMDGRMTICNMSIEAGARAGMVAPDETTFEYVKGRPHAPQGDDWDAAVAYWKTLPSDEGAKFDAEVFIDANELEPFVTWGTNPGQGVLLSDRVPNPADIADPNERANAERALEYMDLTAGTPMKEIPVDAVFMGSCTNSRLDDLRTFAEIIKGKKKADGVRLMVVPGSARVRLEAEAEGIDKIVEEFGGEWRFAGCSMCLGMNPDQLAPGERCASTSNRNFEGRQGKGGRTHLVSPLVAAATAIRGTLSSPWDLQTDAANGISHTAVAANEKVEA encoded by the coding sequence ATGAGTGATCAGAACGCCGCCGGGGCACGCGCGCCACGTACGCTGGCCGAAAAGCTCTGGGAAGACCACGTCGTCGTCAAGGGTGAGAACGGTGACCCGGATCTCATCTACATTGATCTGCATCTCATTCACGAGGTGACAAGCCCGCAGGCGTTTGACGGACTGCGCGTCGCGGATCGCCCCCTGCGCCGCGTCGACCTGATGATCGCGACAGAGGATCACAACACGCCGACGCTGAACATCACCCGCCAGATCGAAGACCCCACGAGTCGCCTGCAGATCGAGACGCTCCGTAAAAACGTCGCCGAATTCGGTGTGCGTTCTCACCCCCTCGGTGACACCGAGCAGGGAATTGTGCACGTTGTTGGCCCGCAGTTGGGTCTCACGATGCCGGGCATCACCGTCGTCTGCGGTGACAGTCACACCTCGACCCACGGTGCATTCGGAGCGCTCGCGTTCGGGATCGGCACCAGCGAGGTCGAACACGTCATGGCGACCCAAACCCTGCCGCTGAAACCGTTCAAGACCATGGCGATCAATGTCGAGGGCGAGCTCCGCCCCGGTGTCACGGCGAAAGACATTATTCTCGCCGTGATCGCGAAGATCGGCACCGGCGGTGGGCAGGGTTACGTCCTCGAGTACCGCGGATCCGCGATCCGTGCGCTGTCGATGGACGGCCGCATGACTATCTGCAACATGTCGATCGAGGCCGGTGCCCGCGCGGGGATGGTCGCGCCCGACGAAACTACCTTTGAATACGTCAAGGGTCGCCCCCACGCGCCGCAGGGCGACGACTGGGATGCGGCGGTGGCGTACTGGAAGACGCTGCCGAGCGACGAGGGTGCGAAGTTCGACGCCGAGGTGTTCATCGACGCGAATGAGCTCGAGCCCTTCGTGACCTGGGGCACCAACCCGGGCCAGGGCGTGCTGCTGAGCGATCGCGTGCCGAATCCCGCAGACATCGCCGACCCGAACGAGCGCGCAAACGCCGAGCGGGCGCTCGAATACATGGATCTCACCGCGGGCACTCCCATGAAGGAGATCCCGGTCGACGCCGTCTTCATGGGATCCTGCACCAACAGCCGCCTGGACGATCTGCGCACCTTCGCCGAGATCATCAAGGGCAAGAAAAAGGCCGATGGTGTGCGCCTGATGGTGGTGCCGGGCTCCGCCCGCGTGCGCCTTGAAGCCGAGGCCGAGGGGATCGACAAAATTGTTGAGGAATTCGGCGGAGAATGGCGATTTGCCGGCTGCTCCATGTGCCTTGGCATGAACCCCGACCAGCTCGCCCCCGGCGAGCGCTGCGCGTCCACGTCAAACCGCAACTTCGAAGGCCGCCAGGGCAAGGGTGGCCGCACCCATCTGGTGTCCCCGCTCGTGGCAGCCGCGACCGCGATCCGCGGCACCCTGTCGAGCCCGTGGGATCTGCAAACCGACGCGGCCAACGGCATCTCGCACACTGCGGTCGCTGCAAATGAGAAGGTTGAGGCCTAG
- a CDS encoding HNH endonuclease signature motif containing protein: MSSQSSVDPRSIAPAMLRDTAMDAVLSELEALEQESRALEARRLKLLAAAADIARLDAEPAPSANVSGRKTELAYRSVRAEIAAALHLSEWSIGRQMHHACALTEQYSRIRDALEDGLIGAQHASVVVEAGCVIGVGGDVTAVLRRAAYEQAVLPFAQTETPSRLRSIVRALAEQFAEVSLDERHEVAKKNRRVTVTAHEDGMADLIAYLPAVEAYAIYDRLARMSRASRDSAGSDSAGSDSAGSDSTGFDSAGSDSTEDRSCDELRADLFTRILLGDTPDTKGTRGRRSAPAGAERSSARLGKVRAEVQLVIPAAALGLSPLRSGHSKDPRSGGALNDAGVWSDAEALREVLHPPPATLAGYGPIDQASAARLSETAASWDVTYVDADTGALVSVERYRPSKRIRRYLRVRDQRCRFPGCAVPAIRCDIDHTIDAALGGATSTANLSAACKGHHTLKHHSAWRVTQPVEGVLEWTSPAGRSYREKPPSRVAFVPVNPETALAESDSAPHPF, from the coding sequence ATGTCCTCCCAATCCTCCGTAGACCCGCGCAGCATCGCCCCGGCGATGTTGCGCGACACTGCGATGGACGCTGTACTGAGCGAGCTGGAAGCATTGGAGCAAGAAAGCCGCGCCCTCGAGGCTCGACGCTTGAAACTGCTCGCCGCGGCCGCAGATATCGCACGACTCGATGCCGAGCCCGCACCCTCAGCGAATGTCAGTGGGAGGAAGACGGAATTGGCGTATCGTTCGGTCCGTGCGGAGATCGCCGCTGCTCTGCACCTCAGCGAATGGAGCATTGGTCGGCAGATGCATCATGCTTGCGCCCTCACCGAACAATATTCGCGCATCCGTGACGCGCTCGAAGATGGCCTGATTGGTGCGCAGCACGCTTCCGTGGTGGTTGAGGCTGGCTGCGTGATTGGTGTCGGCGGTGACGTCACCGCGGTGCTTCGGCGCGCCGCATACGAACAAGCGGTGCTACCGTTCGCGCAGACCGAAACGCCGAGCAGACTGCGGTCGATCGTGCGGGCCCTTGCGGAGCAGTTCGCTGAAGTGTCCCTCGATGAGCGTCATGAAGTGGCGAAGAAGAATCGTCGGGTGACGGTGACCGCGCACGAGGATGGCATGGCGGATCTGATCGCGTATCTTCCGGCGGTCGAGGCGTATGCGATCTATGATCGCCTGGCTCGTATGAGTCGGGCAAGTCGCGATTCAGCGGGATCCGATTCAGCGGGATCCGATTCAGCGGGATCCGACTCAACTGGATTCGACTCCGCAGGATCCGACTCAACGGAGGATCGCTCGTGTGACGAGTTGCGGGCGGATCTTTTCACCCGGATTCTCCTGGGCGATACGCCAGACACGAAAGGCACACGCGGGAGGCGAAGTGCGCCCGCCGGGGCTGAGCGATCTTCTGCGCGGCTTGGCAAGGTTCGGGCAGAGGTTCAGCTCGTTATTCCGGCGGCTGCTCTCGGGCTTTCCCCGCTCCGCAGCGGCCATTCGAAGGATCCCCGCAGTGGCGGCGCCCTGAACGACGCGGGGGTCTGGAGCGACGCAGAAGCGCTCCGCGAAGTGCTCCATCCGCCGCCGGCTACTCTCGCCGGGTATGGGCCGATCGATCAGGCATCCGCGGCCCGACTTTCCGAGACCGCGGCGTCGTGGGATGTGACCTATGTGGATGCTGATACGGGCGCGCTGGTTTCAGTAGAACGCTACCGGCCCTCGAAACGGATTCGGCGATACCTGCGGGTGCGAGATCAGAGATGCCGCTTCCCCGGCTGCGCAGTCCCGGCGATCCGCTGCGATATCGACCACACCATTGATGCCGCACTGGGTGGAGCGACCTCAACGGCTAACCTTTCCGCGGCCTGTAAGGGACACCATACGTTGAAGCATCACAGCGCCTGGCGGGTTACGCAGCCGGTAGAGGGGGTACTGGAATGGACGTCACCCGCGGGGCGGAGCTACCGGGAAAAGCCACCCAGCCGGGTGGCGTTCGTTCCCGTGAACCCCGAGACCGCCCTCGCGGAGAGTGATTCCGCACCGCACCCATTCTGA
- a CDS encoding TerC family protein, which translates to MTSALPLWFEIGSMVVLVAILVLDLALIVRRPHVPSMREASLWVGFYVLLALVFAGAMFLLGDVQHGTEFLTGWLTEYSLSIDNLFVFVMILASFKVPTAYQQRALMIGIVLALIFRGIFILAGAAVIERFIAVFFIFGAWLIWTAWQQVKPGEHENTGDSWVIRQAKKVMPFSDDYDGGKIRTVVDGKRMFTPFLLVLISLGATDLLFALDSIPAVLGITQNPFIVFTANIFALMGLRQLYFLLGGLLERLEYLKYGIAAILAFIGVKLILHALHDNELPFINGGESVPVPEPSTWMSLAVIVLAMFVATVASVVKAKRDAKARGERLRIGASETE; encoded by the coding sequence GTGACCTCTGCTCTCCCACTCTGGTTCGAAATCGGATCGATGGTCGTACTCGTTGCGATCCTGGTTCTTGATCTTGCCCTTATTGTCCGTCGCCCCCACGTTCCCTCGATGCGGGAGGCGAGCCTGTGGGTCGGCTTCTACGTGTTGCTCGCGCTTGTGTTTGCCGGGGCAATGTTCCTGCTCGGCGATGTGCAGCACGGCACCGAGTTCCTGACTGGCTGGCTCACCGAATACAGCCTCTCCATTGACAATCTCTTTGTCTTTGTGATGATCCTCGCGAGTTTCAAGGTGCCGACGGCATATCAGCAGCGTGCATTGATGATCGGGATCGTACTCGCGCTCATCTTCCGCGGCATCTTTATCCTGGCTGGTGCGGCAGTAATCGAACGCTTTATTGCGGTGTTCTTCATCTTCGGTGCGTGGCTCATTTGGACCGCCTGGCAGCAGGTAAAGCCGGGCGAGCACGAAAACACGGGTGACAGCTGGGTGATCCGACAAGCCAAGAAGGTAATGCCCTTCAGCGATGACTATGACGGCGGCAAGATCCGCACCGTGGTCGACGGCAAGCGCATGTTCACGCCGTTTCTGCTGGTGTTGATTTCTCTCGGCGCGACGGATCTGCTCTTTGCGCTGGACTCGATCCCCGCGGTCCTCGGCATCACCCAGAACCCGTTCATCGTGTTCACCGCCAACATCTTTGCCCTGATGGGGTTGCGTCAGCTCTACTTCCTGCTCGGGGGGCTGCTGGAACGTCTCGAATATCTCAAGTACGGTATTGCGGCGATCCTGGCGTTCATCGGCGTCAAGCTGATTCTGCATGCGCTCCACGACAATGAGCTGCCGTTCATCAACGGTGGCGAAAGTGTGCCGGTGCCGGAGCCGTCTACCTGGATGTCACTCGCTGTCATTGTCTTGGCGATGTTCGTAGCCACCGTCGCCAGCGTGGTGAAGGCGAAGCGTGACGCGAAGGCTCGCGGTGAGCGTTTGCGGATCGGTGCCTCAGAAACCGAGTGA
- a CDS encoding sensor histidine kinase translates to MSAPAVFEEPALRRPRIVRWFAERPRIADVLVILACAAPASAVLLLEPPTHAWLGWLCVGATALALWRRRQYPLVVLLVVMAFAALNPISAQTMSPGQLETFFTVYTLAAQRRMRTAILGALAGAVVVLAFSGLAVLFGIRDGFPASLLNFTAVIAIALGVAVRASRARREAITTMIEMREERARSAERTRIAAEMHDVVAHSITVMVALAGGAEAGWQKHPERARRALEQLGDVGARALEEMQRTLQVLHEGDEKLTEDLAHSGHNVPELAELVAEFREAGLPVTLAEDPELPSDPALRTTIYRVVRESLTNTLRHATGTSFVEVKVVRDADDVVATVTDNGRQDPARETAGSRLGLQAMRERAAAFGGTLEAGPLLATPASPGGGWRVCARLKVKEGP, encoded by the coding sequence GTGTCAGCACCCGCGGTATTCGAGGAGCCTGCCCTGCGCAGGCCTCGGATCGTGCGGTGGTTTGCCGAACGGCCCAGGATCGCGGACGTGTTGGTGATCCTCGCGTGCGCGGCGCCCGCCTCGGCCGTGCTTCTGCTGGAGCCACCGACACACGCGTGGCTCGGCTGGCTGTGTGTGGGAGCAACGGCGCTTGCCCTGTGGCGGCGGCGTCAGTATCCGCTCGTGGTGCTGCTCGTGGTGATGGCGTTTGCGGCGCTGAACCCGATTTCTGCGCAGACGATGTCGCCAGGCCAGCTCGAAACGTTCTTCACCGTTTATACGCTTGCGGCGCAGCGGCGCATGCGGACCGCGATCCTCGGCGCCCTCGCTGGCGCTGTCGTGGTGCTTGCGTTCTCGGGTCTTGCGGTGCTGTTCGGGATCCGCGACGGGTTTCCGGCCTCGCTGCTCAATTTCACTGCGGTGATCGCGATCGCCCTCGGCGTTGCCGTGCGCGCGAGCCGGGCGCGGCGCGAGGCGATTACGACCATGATCGAGATGCGCGAGGAGCGGGCAAGGTCGGCAGAGCGCACGCGTATCGCCGCCGAGATGCACGACGTCGTGGCGCACTCGATCACCGTGATGGTTGCGCTTGCGGGTGGTGCGGAGGCTGGCTGGCAGAAACACCCCGAGCGGGCCAGGCGGGCGCTCGAACAGCTCGGCGATGTCGGCGCGCGGGCGCTCGAAGAGATGCAGCGCACGCTCCAGGTGCTGCACGAGGGTGACGAGAAGCTCACGGAGGATCTCGCGCACTCCGGGCACAACGTGCCGGAACTCGCTGAGCTCGTGGCGGAGTTTCGGGAGGCCGGGCTGCCGGTCACACTCGCAGAGGATCCCGAACTGCCAAGCGATCCGGCGCTCCGGACGACGATCTACCGGGTCGTGCGCGAATCGCTGACGAATACGCTCCGCCACGCCACCGGCACGAGCTTTGTTGAGGTGAAGGTGGTGCGTGATGCGGATGATGTCGTGGCGACGGTCACGGACAATGGACGGCAGGACCCTGCCCGAGAGACAGCGGGTTCGAGGCTCGGGCTGCAGGCAATGCGCGAGCGGGCGGCGGCGTTCGGCGGAACTCTTGAGGCGGGCCCGCTCCTGGCAACGCCGGCGTCACCGGGCGGAGGCTGGCGGGTTTGTGCGCGGCTCAAGGTGAAGGAGGGGCCGTGA
- the rhuM gene encoding RhuM family protein: MDTELTGVVLYTSADGSISLEVRTEADTVWLTQAQIVELFDSSKANVSEHITNIFAEGELSASATVRKFRTVRTEGKRTVERELTHYNLDLVLSVGYRVKSAIATQFRIWATQRLREYLMQGYAVNEQRLEQLGQVVQILARSSDEVLAGVADVLAEYVPGLTLLRDYDEASLNPKPHAVPGWELTLEEARQVIQRVAAEFPGDGLLGNERGDGLAGIVATIYQGFGGQDLYPTVEEKAANLLYLIVKDHPLSDGNKRSAAALFVTFLARNGILRRAGESPNITNNTLAAITLMVAMSDPKEKELMVELIVRMLSEAHA, encoded by the coding sequence ATGGATACTGAACTAACCGGTGTCGTGCTCTACACCTCCGCAGACGGCTCGATAAGCCTCGAGGTACGCACCGAGGCTGATACGGTCTGGCTGACACAGGCTCAGATCGTGGAGCTCTTCGATTCGTCGAAAGCCAATGTGAGCGAACATATCACTAACATCTTTGCCGAGGGTGAGCTGTCCGCCTCGGCAACTGTTCGGAAATTCCGAACAGTTCGAACCGAAGGTAAACGAACGGTCGAGCGCGAACTTACGCATTACAACCTGGACCTGGTTTTATCCGTCGGGTATCGCGTAAAGAGTGCGATCGCGACCCAGTTTCGAATCTGGGCGACCCAGCGCCTGCGCGAGTACCTGATGCAGGGCTACGCAGTCAACGAGCAGCGGCTTGAACAGCTGGGCCAGGTGGTACAGATTCTCGCCCGCTCCAGCGACGAAGTGCTCGCGGGCGTGGCCGACGTGTTGGCCGAGTATGTGCCCGGGTTGACGCTGCTGCGCGACTACGACGAGGCGAGCCTCAACCCGAAGCCACACGCTGTTCCAGGGTGGGAGCTAACGCTTGAAGAGGCGCGCCAGGTGATCCAGCGGGTCGCGGCAGAGTTTCCGGGCGATGGGCTGCTCGGTAACGAGCGCGGTGACGGGCTGGCAGGCATCGTCGCCACGATCTATCAGGGCTTCGGGGGTCAGGATCTCTACCCCACGGTCGAAGAGAAGGCAGCGAATCTGCTCTACCTCATCGTAAAGGATCACCCACTATCCGACGGCAACAAACGCAGCGCGGCGGCCCTGTTCGTGACGTTCTTGGCCCGCAACGGGATCCTAAGAAGAGCTGGCGAATCACCGAACATCACCAACAACACCCTCGCGGCGATCACACTGATGGTCGCCATGAGCGACCCGAAAGAAAAGGAACTCATGGTCGAGCTGATCGTTCGCATGCTGTCGGAGGCACACGCATGA
- a CDS encoding response regulator transcription factor: MGEHSQGQDPLRVVVVDDQPLERAGIALILDSDDSIEVVGEAGSGEDALDAVARQKPDIVLMDVRMPGMGGIEATRRITERDPGVRVIVLTTFDLDEAAFGSLRAGASAFLLKSIRPAALVDAVQTVAAGSAVAAPSLTSKLIEHFLAGNNHPVGPRSDALGRLSPREREIFAAVVRGRSNPEIAEELFLAHSTVKSHVNAIFAKLHLRDRVHAVILGYELGYSPESGSAARRR; encoded by the coding sequence ATGGGCGAGCATTCGCAGGGCCAGGATCCGCTGCGGGTCGTGGTGGTTGACGACCAGCCGCTCGAACGCGCCGGGATCGCCCTGATCCTTGACTCCGACGACAGCATTGAAGTGGTGGGGGAGGCCGGCAGCGGTGAAGATGCCCTCGATGCTGTCGCGCGCCAGAAGCCTGACATCGTCCTCATGGACGTTCGCATGCCTGGCATGGGCGGGATCGAGGCAACCCGGCGGATCACCGAGCGTGATCCGGGCGTCCGGGTCATCGTGCTGACCACCTTCGACCTTGATGAGGCTGCGTTCGGGAGCCTGCGCGCGGGCGCAAGCGCGTTTCTGCTCAAGAGCATCAGGCCCGCCGCACTCGTGGATGCCGTACAGACGGTCGCTGCGGGATCCGCTGTCGCGGCGCCGAGCCTCACCAGCAAACTCATTGAGCATTTTCTTGCGGGGAACAACCATCCTGTCGGGCCCAGAAGTGACGCACTCGGCCGGCTCAGTCCCCGCGAGCGAGAGATCTTTGCTGCAGTGGTGCGGGGGCGCTCAAACCCTGAGATCGCCGAAGAGCTGTTTCTCGCGCATTCGACGGTGAAATCCCACGTCAACGCGATCTTCGCGAAGCTCCACCTCAGGGATCGCGTCCACGCCGTGATCCTGGGCTACGAACTCGGTTACAGCCCTGAGTCAGGATCCGCAGCCAGGCGCAGGTAA
- a CDS encoding VOC family protein has product MRFSDRYPIIVTTKKDASQDFWTTYLGFEAAFESIWFSLLVADDNTASIAFMTPDHPSAPPGPKIFSGSGVCFELEVEDAQATHEALTRKGLVVTYTLTDEPFGQRRFGFTDPSGLWVDVVEQIAPQPGFWDKYMV; this is encoded by the coding sequence ATGCGGTTCTCGGACCGCTACCCCATCATCGTCACCACAAAGAAAGATGCCTCGCAGGACTTCTGGACAACCTATCTCGGCTTTGAAGCAGCATTTGAAAGCATTTGGTTCAGCCTCCTCGTCGCTGACGACAACACAGCCTCAATCGCCTTCATGACACCGGATCACCCTTCAGCCCCGCCAGGGCCAAAAATCTTCAGCGGATCCGGCGTGTGTTTTGAACTGGAAGTCGAAGACGCACAAGCCACTCACGAGGCGCTCACCCGCAAGGGTCTTGTCGTCACGTACACGCTCACCGACGAGCCATTCGGTCAGCGTCGATTCGGGTTCACTGACCCTTCTGGGCTATGGGTAGATGTAGTCGAGCAGATAGCCCCGCAACCTGGCTTCTGGGACAAATACATGGTGTGA
- a CDS encoding TetR/AcrR family transcriptional regulator, with the protein MKLTEIVSALGMTKGALYHHFDGKIELFRVVVQEIQQKVGDRVAAAAENQSDPWEELVAGCEAFLEAQADPEVQQIMLIDAPAVLGWQEWRAMDEAVSGRLLTEILNALVKKGIIASQPVEPLSHLLSGAMNEAALWLAETNSPTALSEATAVLRRLLNSLRE; encoded by the coding sequence GTGAAACTCACAGAGATCGTTTCCGCGCTTGGAATGACCAAGGGGGCGCTCTATCACCACTTCGACGGAAAGATTGAGCTGTTCCGAGTAGTCGTGCAAGAAATTCAACAAAAGGTTGGTGATCGCGTCGCCGCAGCGGCTGAAAACCAGAGCGACCCGTGGGAAGAGCTCGTGGCGGGATGCGAAGCCTTTTTGGAGGCACAGGCTGATCCTGAAGTGCAGCAGATCATGCTCATCGATGCCCCTGCTGTCTTGGGGTGGCAAGAGTGGAGAGCAATGGACGAGGCGGTCTCGGGAAGACTTCTTACGGAAATCCTCAACGCTCTTGTCAAGAAGGGAATTATTGCATCACAACCAGTGGAGCCACTCTCACACCTGCTGTCCGGCGCCATGAATGAAGCGGCATTGTGGCTCGCAGAGACAAACTCGCCGACGGCCTTGTCTGAGGCGACGGCTGTTCTGCGCCGCCTGCTCAACTCACTTCGTGAGTGA
- a CDS encoding DNA alkylation repair protein: METLGSDTGNETGHKRFFGIELARLLSEKIIAQDPNFPAQAFLADTEASGLTELELLDRVDTLAHLLRKHLPQHYPDALEQLARIYGPENPNETGMFTFGYWLWPVGSFIATYGLDHPNESIAAIKELTKRHTGEFAIRPYIAARPTETVEVMRGWTTSSNVHIRRLASEGLRPRLPWSKRLTLFITEPQPIFEVLDTLKDDTSRFVQKSVANNLNDYLKGNRTDTLDLLIRWAANPTPQRQWIIRHALRNELRRGSTDAQNILKHAL; this comes from the coding sequence GTGGAAACTTTAGGCTCCGACACGGGCAATGAAACCGGCCATAAGCGTTTCTTTGGCATCGAACTTGCTCGGCTGCTGTCCGAGAAAATCATCGCCCAGGATCCAAACTTCCCGGCACAAGCTTTCTTGGCGGATACCGAAGCATCTGGTCTGACCGAGCTAGAGCTGTTAGACCGAGTCGATACTCTCGCTCACCTCCTCCGCAAACATCTACCGCAGCACTACCCAGATGCTTTGGAGCAACTTGCGCGCATCTATGGCCCAGAGAATCCGAACGAGACGGGAATGTTCACCTTCGGCTATTGGCTCTGGCCAGTGGGCTCCTTCATTGCCACCTATGGCCTCGATCACCCCAACGAGTCAATCGCTGCAATCAAGGAACTCACCAAACGTCACACGGGCGAATTCGCCATCCGCCCCTACATCGCGGCTCGGCCAACTGAGACAGTGGAAGTAATGCGGGGCTGGACCACATCGTCAAACGTGCATATACGCCGACTCGCGTCCGAGGGACTGCGTCCGCGTCTCCCCTGGTCCAAAAGACTGACACTCTTCATCACTGAACCTCAGCCCATTTTCGAAGTACTTGACACACTCAAGGACGACACGTCAAGATTCGTGCAGAAATCGGTGGCCAATAACCTCAACGACTACCTCAAGGGCAACCGCACTGACACCCTCGACTTGCTAATTCGCTGGGCCGCAAATCCGACACCACAACGGCAATGGATTATTCGCCACGCGCTTCGCAACGAACTCAGACGCGGATCCACCGACGCCCAAAACATTCTCAAGCACGCCCTCTGA
- the sigJ gene encoding RNA polymerase sigma factor SigJ: MVESEVEGEVEGARARLTWLAYRMLGSWSDAEDVAQLSFERWYRLTAAERERIERPAAWLTTAASRLCINLLDSAPKRRERYVGPWLPEPIPAHVVPDPDPLDRVTLDNQVSMALLVVLESLTPAERVSYVLHEVFGLRYAEIAEIVGRTPEATRQAAASARRHLRDARSRPSDPAEHARLVDAFQQACEQGDFAGLIAVLDPRVVSVSDGNGRIGIAKRPTVGAEQVARFLLGILRRPLPGTAIERVEVNGLPGFALVRTGLRGRKRVTGVISFGVESGRISNIWFAMNPDKLSAW, translated from the coding sequence ATGGTTGAGAGCGAGGTTGAGGGCGAGGTTGAGGGCGCGCGCGCGCGGTTGACGTGGCTGGCGTATCGCATGTTGGGGAGCTGGAGCGACGCAGAAGATGTCGCGCAGCTAAGTTTTGAGCGGTGGTATCGGCTGACGGCAGCTGAACGTGAGCGTATCGAGCGGCCCGCTGCCTGGCTGACGACCGCGGCATCGCGGCTGTGCATCAACCTGCTGGACTCTGCGCCGAAGCGACGCGAGCGCTATGTTGGGCCGTGGCTGCCGGAGCCGATTCCGGCGCATGTGGTGCCGGATCCCGATCCTCTCGACCGGGTCACTCTCGATAACCAGGTGAGCATGGCGCTGTTGGTGGTGTTGGAATCGTTGACGCCCGCGGAACGGGTCTCGTATGTGTTGCACGAGGTGTTTGGGCTGCGCTATGCGGAGATTGCTGAGATTGTGGGGCGCACGCCCGAGGCGACGCGGCAGGCTGCGGCTTCGGCACGCCGGCATTTGCGCGATGCGCGATCCAGGCCCAGCGACCCTGCCGAGCATGCCAGGCTGGTCGATGCGTTTCAGCAGGCGTGTGAGCAGGGTGACTTCGCCGGATTAATCGCGGTGCTCGACCCGCGGGTGGTCTCGGTGAGTGACGGCAATGGCAGGATAGGGATCGCCAAACGCCCGACTGTCGGGGCCGAACAGGTGGCGCGCTTCCTGCTCGGGATCCTGCGGCGTCCACTGCCCGGCACCGCGATTGAACGTGTCGAGGTGAACGGGTTGCCGGGGTTTGCGCTCGTGCGGACGGGGCTGCGAGGCAGAAAGCGGGTGACCGGCGTGATTTCGTTCGGCGTGGAGTCGGGGAGGATCAGCAATATCTGGTTTGCGATGAACCCGGACAAGCTTTCTGCTTGGTGA